A stretch of DNA from Sebastes fasciatus isolate fSebFas1 chromosome 16, fSebFas1.pri, whole genome shotgun sequence:
acactccaaacttacactaaatattggagaggataaactgtcatgtccatgttcaaaggggtcccttgacctctgacctccagatcagtgaatgtaaatgggttctatggtacccacgagtctcccctttacagacatgcccactttatgatcatcacatgcagtttggggcaagtcatagtcaagtcagcacactgacacactgacagctgttgttgcctgttgggctgcagtttgccatgttatgattggagcatattgttttatgctaaatgcagtacctgtgagggtttctggatcaatatctgttattgattagtgttgttaactgatctctaataataataataataagtatatatCGCCCCCCAGAGGGCTGAGAGAGACTATCACCTCTAACACTGAGTCCTGATTAGaggaggtgagtccaggtgagCTCTCAGGTGAGACTGATTAGTTCAGTCAGGAGTCTGCAGCTGCTTCCCTCCATGTGAGTCTCTCTGAATATTAATATCTGTTGGGTTTCATATATCTCTTCTCTGGCTGGCACtagagagatgatgatgatgatggtgatgatgatgatgatgatgatgatgatgatgatgatgatgatgatgactgcTATTGTTTAAATGTATATCTGGGGAGTTTAGTTGTTCTTCAGGTGGATTGATATTCTAGTGGTCCGCTGTGTGTTCTGGTTGAAGGAGTCTGTTTGGGTTCTGGGCTGCGTTCTAATAGTCCTTTTCTctcaggaaggttcctaacggagtgaaatgaccctctcagtatctcagtagcagccgtgaTGAGAGCTGTTTGAGTCCTCTACAtgctgaggaaaggagcttcaatgcttcctttatgatctcctttagcagaggatacactggagcatcctttaccaaaggaaaggagcttcaatgcttcctttattatctcctttaggacacactggagcatcctttaccaaaggaaaggagcttcaatgcttcctttattatctcctttaggacacactggagcatcctttaccaaaggaaaggagcttcaatgtttcctttattatctcctttaggacacactggagcatcctttaccaaaggaaaggagcttcaatgcttcctttattatctcctttaggacacactggagcatcctttaccaaaggaaaggagcttcaatgtttcctttattatctcctttaggacacactggagcatcctttaccaaaggaaaggagcttcaatgcttcctttattatctcctttaggacacactggagcatcctttaccaaaggaaaggagcttcaatgcttcctttattatctcctttaggacacactggagcatcctttaccaaaggaaaggagcttcaatgtttcctttattatctcctttagcagaggacacactggagcatcctttaccaaaggaaaggagcttcaatgcttcctttattatctcctttaggacacactggagcatcctttaccaaaggaaaggagcttcaatgcttcctttattatctcctttaggacacactggagcatcctttaccaaaggaaaggagcttcaatgcttcctttattatctcctttagcagaggacacactggagcatcctttaccaaaggaaaggagcttcaatgcttcctttattatctcctttagcagaggacacactggagcatcctttaccaaaggaaaggagcttcaatgcttcctttattatctcctttaggacacactggagcatcctttaacaaaggaaaggagcttcaatgcttcctttatcatctcctttagcagaggacacactggagcatcctttaccaaaggaaaggagcctcaatgcttcctttattatctcctttaggacacactggagcatcctttaccaaaggaaaggagcttcaatgcttcctttattatctcctttaggacacactggagcatcctttaccaaaggaaaggagcctcaatgcttcctttattatctcctttaggacacactggagcatcctttaccaaaggaaaggagcttcaatgcttcctttatcatctcctttagcagaggacacactggagcatcctttaccaaaggaaaggagcctcaatgcttcctttattatctcctttaggacacactggagcatcctttaccaaaggaaaggagcttcaatgcttcctttattatctcctttaggacacactggagcatcctttaccaaaggaaaggagagaataacatcccacaatgccttgcggccgcagcatttaaagcgatGCACCATTTGGCCGTTCATATCAAACGATATGctgatcttgcatattattttcatacactaattgtgattcatgtttaatatgagtggacagagacaacatttagtttcacttaatttttacatttctttggatattttttggagttttttcagattttctttctgtaatttcttttttacattttggggaCTTTTTcgtaatttttttcagactttattcgAAAAatgttcagacatttttctgactttttattggacatttttcaattattgtaataatgaaggttatctatATAGAACACTCAAAACGTGTGGTCATTATGTAATTTAATAAAAGGATGGAATCCAACGACAGACACGCACATTTACACatagatttacaaacaaataaaagtaaatcCCAACGTGGTCTGAAAACCACAAGCGGCCTACAGATCAgatctaacaggaagtcactttctgtgacttcctgtaaatccTCTGAAGGCTGCTGGATACTGTTTCTAACTGCAGCTTTTAGTCTCTGCTGACCTCCTCTACTCTCCAGGCGAGGAGCAGTTCATCTCCAACCAGCCTGATCTGATACCTGTAAACATGTAGAACAGGTCTTGAATCACTACCCATCATGCAATGCACTCGTCTGGCTGATCTCAAAGTTCAGAAGTTCTTCAGTTAAATGTGTTCAGTCAGTGTGGTTTATCAGTATGTGACTCCTACAGCGATTAacctgttattatattattatattatatcattataaagGTGTTTATGTACCTGTAATCTTCCTTTAGTTTGTTTAACCTTCAGTTCAGAACACAGTCGTCTGTTCatgtttagtttcattttcttcatgtaagaaaaaacaaaaagctgttGAATCAtcttaaactttattttaactttatttaataaatgttaGAACTTAAAGACACTTTAGTGTTAAACTGGAGGTTttagagaaaataaaacaacgACATAAAAATATTCTGCATCTGAACTCTGAAAGTCAGCTgagattttaaagttaaaaaagatCTTTTTAGATTTACAAcctatttacatttaaaatgtgtttaatgtttgctttaatatctaatatatatatatatatatgtatatatatatatatatatatatgtatatatatctatatgtatatatatgtatatatatatatatatatgtatatgtatatgtatatatatgtatatatatatatatatatatatatgtatatgtatatgtatatatatgtatatatatatatatatatatatatatatatatatatatatatatatacacatatgtatatatatatatatacacatatgtatatatatatatatatacacatatgtatatatatatatatacagatatgtatatatatatatatacacatatgtatatatatatatatgtgtagatatacacacatatatatgttgttgtttgttctgGTACGtattaataatgtaaaacattttgagctgttagtttgtttattatattaataaataaacctTAAAGTTATTAGCTTTAAATCAAACactttaataaaaaagcaaaactaaGATATCAagttttcagtttatttgtacGAATCAAACGAACTGATCGACAGATGATCAATATATCAGAATCCTCCAACAGAAATCATGTTATTGTATTATTCATCAGAAACTTCAACACATGGTCTATGTGTCTGATTTGATCACATTTAAACATCCAATAATGAACAGCTGACATTGTTTATACTCTGATTATATCATCACTCATTAAGACTGATCAGATAAAAACATTCATGTTAAAGTGATTAATAGATGCATCAGATTACTGTTTATGaacattaacaaaaaaatgtttaaaaactgAATGAATTAATGCTCATTACTTTTCAGTAGAAGCTCAAATCAATAACTTgtaaatacaatacaaacaaatatGATCATATGAATATATGGACAGTAAGTCACCGAGTCATAGTGTGTGTAATATCGTCTAAAGCAGGAATCAGAAACCTTTactgtcttaaagggactgttagttAGAATcctaatgtgttgttaacagcttcacctgtgtccgttaagtcaactaaagtcagcgtcctgttgctggcgcttgtgctcgctctacatagacatgaaggagcatcactcaacacagtgaggagacacacgtcagctaaaagcacaatatcactctatatttcagctgcttggcagtaatgttagctgaccagaccaaggtcacAAAGGTATTTGAGCCTTTATAACGAAGGTAACACACCTGTTGGGTCTAATTCAGAGAGGAGCTGAGTACAGACGAGAGGCAGGACACTGAAGAATCGTCTGGAGGAGATTTGATTAGAAGCTTCCAATGTGTTTGTTCTGAAAATGtctttcaattacttttttgttgtttgctaaTTTCTCGCCGCAGAAAGCAAACTAATCTGTCCACGCTCTGTTAAACTCTCCTTTTTCCTCTGAgactcttctctctttcttggGGGGATTTGTAAACCTGCTGTAGCTGAAGGAACTCCAGACGAGCCAACGCTATTGAGGATCGGCAAAATTAGAGGATAAGTGACGTGTCGTAGACGAACGTAGACTATGACACAGTTCAGttgactgaaatgttaaaaCTTGTTTTATTAGTCTGTGTAAaggttagggatgcaccgatccaacgtTTTCAGTCTCGACACCgacacctgggctttgggtatcagctgataccgagtactgatctgataccagtgattgattaatcatctgtatgcctcactgtgtgttaGAGACTGgaatcattctgttatgtgtaagacGACATccggctggacttaaacattgttttactaactttgtaaaacaaaatgtgattaataaACACATAGATAACATAAATCTGGTGAAGGTATTtagtattaaattaataaatcgtTCACCAACATcttggcaaaaaaatcttcaaaattaagaggaattataattcaagcgtaaacctttttaatgcaattacaaattagtcaaaacttaaacaggaattaaaatataatatatatccagtatataatgtatatggtatataaacattgaattgaatagatcggacTCGACTACGTTGTCACGGGGGTATAATAACTATTATTCATTTCTATATCATTTTTTTGTCAGAGGCGCAGGGAGTCACTGGAGAGCTGacatacatgaaacctgccttggcggagctctgcgctctctgagtgcacttctagttttatTTAATCATCCATCTTATCAGTGCCACTGCAGCCAGACACAGTGAGAAACAGATGATTTTATACTTATGAATCTTTAACAAACGGCAAATTCTTTCCCAATCTCTGTAACCTGCGCCGCCGCCGCCTGGCCGAGCCTTCCGGAACATCACATCGGTGAAGTGATGTCCTTCGTTAGCTGTGACCATCTCATCTATTTGATCCAGGAGGTTTCTAACCTGCACCCTGTTTCCTCTCTGACGGTTGTCAAACACATGGTATCTACCACCACACATGGAGACCAGTTCTGACACGTCACTGTTGGACTGGATCAGACCAGCAATGGACTGACCTCCTAGCTGGTCTCCATGAGTGAAAAGCACCATGGAGTACCTACAAGCTCCACTGCCAAACAGTTTAAGAAGTAGCTCAAACAGTTTGACGTCTGTTGTGGTGATGCTGCCTATTCTGACCACGATGACGAGGGCATGTGGTCCTGGACTGGCCTTCACTATAAACCTCATGATCTCCTTGTACAGCTGTTCAGGAGTCAGACCTTCATCAGTGAATCCTGGAGTGTCGACCACTGTGACGTCACGACCCTCCACCACGGCTGATTTAGAGACCGTCTCAGTACTGACTGAATCAAAACCACCGGCTGATCTGAACTGATCTGATCCCAGGATGGTGTTTCCTGATGAGCTCCTTCCTCCTCCCGGCAGGCCGAGCAGAACCATCCTCCTGTCtttgaagaaagaaaacacagagatgTTGCAAGTCGCCCAAATGCAGTTAATTGCCATAACGTTACTCGACAAGCGCTCATAGAAGACTACACAGGGTATGATATATCACCTGAGTTAGTCACAGCTTTGGCTCTGGATACACACAGAATATGTGAAAATGATATAAGGTGATACCTGGTGAATCAGGTTGCTGGATTCTGAGGTGGCCTGACTTGATCAGCAGCTCTCTGACTTGCTCCTGCTCCCGTCCTCCTTCTTCATTGTTGAACAGATGATACTTCCCTGAAAATGTAGTAACGTGTTCTTCAAAGAGAAAGTCCTCCAAAGACCTGTCCTTTAAAGCATCGCCACCTGTGAAGAGCAGGTGACACTTTTTGAACTCCTGAGGCCCGAGGACTCTGTTGACTGCCATCAGGACCTTCGCTTGCTCTTTGGTGAACCGTCCAACACTGAACACCACCAGGAAAAGACGAGGTCTGGAGGACTGCAGGAGGTCCCGACACCAGGTCTGGATCTCCATCTCAGATCCTAATATTCCTGGAGTGTCGATCACGGAGATCTGTTTCCCAAACACAGTTTCAGTTGCCTCGGAGATTTGTGTCGTCACCGATCTGAAGGCTTGTCTTGACTCGAACGCTGGTCGTCCCAGGATGGTGTTTCCTGAAGCACTTTTACCAACTCCAGTGTTTCCCAGAAGGACGATGACGAGACTCGGATCCATGACTGGGTGACAATAAACCTGCTGAAGACAACAGAAAGGACACAGTGAGTGgtgaatgaaaaaaacattatgaacCTCCTAGAACCCTTAGGACATCTGGGACTAGAACCCTTAGGACATCTGGGACTAGAACCTTTAGGGCATCTGGGACTAGAACCTTTAGGGCATCTGGGACTAGAACCCTTAGAACATCTGGGACTAGAACCCTTAGAAACATCTGGGACTAGAACCCTTAGACACATCTGGGACTAGAACCCTTAGGACATCTGGGACTAGAACCCTTAGAACATCTGGGACTAGAACCCTTAGAAACATCTGGGACTAGAACCCTTAGAAC
This window harbors:
- the LOC141752889 gene encoding GTPase IMAP family member 5-like translates to MDPSLVIVLLGNTGVGKSASGNTILGRPAFESRQAFRSVTTQISEATETVFGKQISVIDTPGILGSEMEIQTWCRDLLQSSRPRLFLVVFSVGRFTKEQAKVLMAVNRVLGPQEFKKCHLLFTGGDALKDRSLEDFLFEEHVTTFSGKYHLFNNEEGGREQEQVRELLIKSGHLRIQQPDSPDRRMVLLGLPGGGRSSSGNTILGSDQFRSAGGFDSVSTETVSKSAVVEGRDVTVVDTPGFTDEGLTPEQLYKEIMRFIVKASPGPHALVIVVRIGSITTTDVKLFELLLKLFGSGACRYSMVLFTHGDQLGGQSIAGLIQSNSDVSELVSMCGGRYHVFDNRQRGNRVQVRNLLDQIDEMVTANEGHHFTDVMFRKARPGGGGAGYRDWERICRLLKIHKYKIICFSLCLAAVALIRWMIK